One region of Leptospira fainei serovar Hurstbridge str. BUT 6 genomic DNA includes:
- a CDS encoding prephenate dehydrogenase: MNFPFRKILIYGLGLMGASLSLALKKKRSGAEVTGIVSSEESKKKGIALGSADHLLTSAEFQNSPNWNSYDLIVFGVPVDTTVELIRTLPKNFSGYMTDMGSTKRDIISAVDTELTVTSNKEGKLYVDDTLAGRGEASLPGHRYVSSHPMCGSEESGLEFANADLYENRLCILTRPKGALPEAYSKLESFWKFLGMETVEIPALEHDRILSYVSHAPHLISSIMTNWVWENECVQKFTEGSPLPLTGGGFRDMTRIAGSNPKMWAAIFSSNRDEIYQSLQEFRKHLDGIISDLNPEKPLDPDRWKSFMEKSRINRDGILKHNNGPKKR; this comes from the coding sequence GTGAATTTTCCGTTTCGTAAAATTCTAATTTACGGTCTTGGATTGATGGGGGCTTCGCTTTCTCTTGCCTTAAAGAAGAAACGGAGCGGTGCGGAAGTTACCGGAATCGTATCTTCGGAAGAAAGTAAGAAGAAGGGAATTGCCCTAGGTTCAGCGGATCACCTACTAACGTCCGCCGAATTTCAAAATTCTCCGAACTGGAACTCATATGATTTGATCGTATTCGGTGTTCCCGTAGATACGACGGTCGAATTGATTCGGACTCTCCCCAAAAATTTTAGCGGATATATGACGGATATGGGGTCTACTAAGCGGGATATCATATCCGCAGTAGACACGGAGTTAACTGTAACTTCTAACAAAGAAGGAAAATTATACGTAGATGATACCCTGGCCGGGAGAGGTGAAGCATCTTTGCCTGGACATAGATATGTTTCCTCTCATCCGATGTGCGGATCGGAAGAATCCGGATTGGAATTTGCCAATGCGGATCTTTACGAAAACCGGCTCTGTATTCTGACTCGTCCGAAAGGAGCGCTTCCCGAAGCGTATTCAAAATTGGAATCTTTTTGGAAATTCTTAGGAATGGAAACGGTGGAGATCCCCGCACTCGAACACGATCGAATCCTATCCTACGTTTCCCACGCTCCTCATTTGATCTCTTCGATCATGACGAATTGGGTCTGGGAAAACGAATGCGTCCAAAAGTTTACCGAAGGCTCCCCTTTACCGTTAACCGGCGGAGGATTCAGGGATATGACGAGAATTGCGGGCTCGAATCCGAAAATGTGGGCCGCGATATTTTCTTCCAACCGAGACGAGATCTATCAATCCCTTCAAGAGTTTAGAAAACATTTGGATGGAATAATTTCCGATTTAAACCCGGAAAAGCCGCTCGACCCCGATCGCTGGAAGTCCTTCATGGAAAAATCCCGGATTAATCGTGATGGAATATTAAAACACAATAATGGTCCCAAGAAACGCTAA